In Synechococcus sp. CC9616, the following are encoded in one genomic region:
- the trpS gene encoding tryptophan--tRNA ligase gives MTRPRVLSGVQPTGALHLGNWLGAIRNWVELQNSHDTFVCVVDLHAITVPHDPAKLAGDSRTTAALYLACGMDPDRCSVFIQSEVSAHSELCWLLNCVTPLNWLERMIQFKEKSVKQGDNVSVGLLDYPVLMAADILLYDADLVPVGEDQKQHLELARDIAQQRINARFGSEERPVLKVPEPLILKEGARVMSLTDGRSKMSKSDPNEGSRITLLDPPEVINKKIKRAKTDPQRGLEFGNPDRPETDNLLGLYAILSGCGRDAAAEQCAEMGWGQFKPLLAEATVAALEPIQQRHRELMADPAELDRVLSSGRERAETVAQNTLERVRSAMGFAPRA, from the coding sequence ATGACACGCCCCCGGGTTCTCTCCGGCGTTCAACCCACGGGCGCCCTGCATCTGGGTAACTGGCTGGGGGCGATCCGCAACTGGGTTGAGCTGCAAAACAGTCACGACACATTTGTCTGTGTGGTTGATCTGCATGCGATCACAGTTCCCCACGACCCGGCAAAACTGGCTGGCGATAGTCGCACCACAGCAGCGCTTTACCTCGCCTGTGGCATGGACCCCGACCGTTGTTCGGTGTTCATCCAGAGCGAGGTGTCAGCCCACAGCGAATTGTGCTGGCTGCTGAATTGCGTCACGCCCCTCAACTGGCTGGAGCGCATGATTCAGTTCAAGGAGAAGTCGGTGAAGCAGGGCGACAACGTTTCGGTTGGCCTGCTCGATTACCCGGTGCTCATGGCCGCGGACATCCTTTTGTATGACGCCGATCTTGTACCGGTTGGTGAAGACCAGAAACAGCACCTCGAGCTGGCTCGCGACATTGCGCAGCAACGCATCAATGCTCGCTTCGGCAGTGAGGAGCGACCCGTGCTCAAGGTCCCCGAACCCCTGATTCTCAAGGAAGGTGCTCGGGTCATGAGCCTCACCGATGGCCGCAGCAAGATGAGCAAGAGCGATCCCAATGAAGGAAGCCGCATCACGCTTCTAGATCCGCCGGAGGTGATCAACAAGAAGATCAAGCGGGCGAAGACGGATCCCCAGCGAGGTTTGGAGTTCGGCAACCCCGATCGGCCTGAAACGGACAACCTGCTGGGGCTCTACGCCATCCTCAGCGGCTGCGGCCGTGACGCCGCCGCTGAGCAGTGTGCCGAGATGGGATGGGGACAGTTCAAGCCTCTGCTGGCTGAAGCCACCGTGGCGGCACTGGAACCGATTCAGCAGCGCCACCGCGAACTGATGGCGGATCCAGCGGAGCTCGACCGCGTGCTGAGCAGCGGCCGTGAACGCGCCGAAACCGTGGCGCAGAACACCCTCGAACGGGTGCGTTCCGCGATGGGATTCGCTCCTCGAGCCTAA
- a CDS encoding cation diffusion facilitator family transporter, with protein MVALAVNISMSLLKLIVGVISGSLAVIADAMHSATDALSSLTGLITNTLSDPRPDRDHPYGHHKYEAIGALGIAAFILFTALEILLRSGERMVEGLPAIRVSASELLLLFLALGFNLLLAGYEHQQGSRLNSTLLKADAQHAASDVWTTVLVLVGMAGTLWFQISWLDVALAIPMALLLIRVCWDVLRKTLPWLVDHIAIAPEAIHAQVMDVPGVLNCHDIASRGVLGQQVFIDMHMVVEADDLTTAHRITEHVEQRLDHSFGPVRCTIHLEPKDYVEEGITYSGTHG; from the coding sequence ATGGTGGCGCTGGCCGTCAACATCAGCATGTCGCTGCTGAAACTGATCGTTGGCGTGATCAGCGGCTCATTGGCGGTCATCGCCGATGCCATGCACAGCGCGACCGATGCACTCTCCAGCCTGACCGGGCTGATCACCAACACGCTTTCTGATCCCAGACCGGATCGGGATCACCCCTACGGCCACCACAAATACGAAGCGATCGGCGCCCTTGGCATCGCTGCGTTCATCCTGTTCACCGCACTAGAGATTCTGCTTCGATCGGGGGAACGGATGGTCGAAGGTCTTCCGGCGATCCGTGTCTCCGCATCGGAACTGCTGCTGTTGTTTCTGGCTCTCGGCTTCAATTTGCTGCTGGCCGGCTACGAACACCAGCAGGGGAGTCGCCTAAACAGCACGCTGCTGAAAGCTGACGCACAACACGCGGCCAGCGATGTGTGGACAACAGTCCTCGTTCTGGTGGGCATGGCCGGGACCCTCTGGTTTCAGATCAGCTGGCTTGATGTCGCCTTGGCGATCCCGATGGCCCTGCTTTTGATTCGCGTCTGCTGGGACGTGCTGCGCAAGACGCTGCCCTGGTTGGTTGATCACATCGCCATCGCACCGGAAGCGATTCATGCACAGGTGATGGATGTCCCGGGGGTCCTCAACTGCCACGACATCGCCAGTCGAGGGGTCCTTGGTCAGCAGGTGTTCATCGATATGCACATGGTGGTGGAGGCCGACGATCTGACCACGGCACACCGCATCACAGAGCATGTTGAGCAGAGGCTGGATCACAGCTTTGGGCCGGTGCGCTGCACGATTCACCTCGAGCCCAAGGACTACGTGGAGGAGGGAATCACCTATTCAGGGACGCATGGCTAG
- a CDS encoding YcjF family protein, which produces MKLPGLLTQVSPVSPALIGKLALAGGGVLAGHWLLGDVLRLPGGGLSLLALGAAAWWLGRGSAQPRFQPPETLDGWIQRCREVLKQFEALEDSSSGDARGREAALQSLLDRSAPQTLAVVSVPGTEIFPVETWQLALSGSAPLKLSMAHPLTAGDGARCWPEALRQQDVVVHVLHAPLLAADLLWLHQVPEDQPAWLVVDGLGCPLQEDLLSQLPQRWHERLLFSASDVELRVTLQPLRLSLGSAESTIAMTRRRLLADLHQRWQADLEQLRRQRFQTLQQRTQWIVATSVLASPVPSLDLLAIVVANGLMIREMADLWGCRLQLDVLKEAAAQLARAALAQGVVEWSSQMLLGLAKLDGGSWLVAGAMQALSAAYLTRVVGRSMADWLAINTGVAEPDLKLLKQQAPLLVARAAEEERLDWPGFLQQSKHWLLHATS; this is translated from the coding sequence TTGAAACTCCCGGGACTCCTGACACAGGTTTCTCCAGTGTCTCCGGCCTTGATCGGAAAGTTGGCGCTGGCCGGAGGGGGCGTGTTGGCAGGTCATTGGCTGCTTGGCGACGTTCTGCGCCTTCCCGGTGGCGGCCTCTCCTTGCTCGCCCTGGGCGCAGCCGCGTGGTGGCTTGGCCGTGGTTCAGCTCAACCCCGGTTTCAGCCACCTGAAACGCTCGATGGCTGGATCCAGCGATGCCGGGAGGTCCTGAAGCAGTTCGAGGCTTTGGAGGACAGCTCCAGCGGTGATGCCCGTGGTCGAGAGGCAGCCCTGCAGAGCTTGCTGGACCGCTCTGCTCCTCAGACCCTCGCCGTTGTGTCTGTGCCGGGCACCGAGATCTTCCCAGTCGAAACATGGCAGCTGGCCCTGTCTGGATCAGCTCCTCTCAAGCTGTCCATGGCCCATCCGCTGACGGCAGGTGATGGGGCCAGATGCTGGCCCGAAGCTCTGCGCCAACAGGATGTGGTGGTGCACGTTTTGCACGCGCCGTTGCTGGCTGCCGATCTGCTCTGGCTGCATCAGGTGCCAGAGGATCAACCAGCCTGGCTTGTGGTGGATGGACTCGGCTGCCCCCTGCAAGAGGATCTTTTGAGCCAGCTGCCGCAGCGCTGGCATGAGCGCTTGTTGTTCTCTGCCAGTGATGTCGAACTGCGCGTCACACTTCAGCCGCTGAGATTGAGCCTTGGTTCGGCAGAGTCCACCATCGCGATGACTCGCCGACGTTTGCTTGCGGATCTGCACCAACGTTGGCAAGCCGATCTCGAACAGCTCCGGCGTCAACGCTTTCAGACACTTCAGCAGCGCACCCAGTGGATCGTCGCAACGTCCGTGCTGGCGTCACCGGTGCCAAGTCTTGATCTTCTGGCAATCGTCGTGGCCAACGGGCTGATGATCCGCGAGATGGCCGACCTCTGGGGCTGTCGTCTCCAGTTGGATGTGCTGAAGGAAGCAGCGGCTCAACTGGCTCGAGCTGCTCTGGCTCAGGGCGTCGTGGAGTGGAGCTCCCAGATGCTTCTGGGGCTTGCCAAGCTCGACGGCGGAAGCTGGCTTGTGGCTGGAGCGATGCAGGCCCTGAGTGCCGCCTACTTAACGCGCGTGGTGGGTCGTTCGATGGCTGATTGGTTGGCAATCAATACCGGTGTTGCCGAGCCGGATCTGAAGCTGCTGAAACAACAGGCTCCCCTCCTTGTGGCCAGGGCCGCAGAGGAAGAGCGGCTGGACTGGCCAGGCTTCTTGCAGCAGTCAAAACACTGGCTTCTTCACGCAACTTCATGA